From Strix uralensis isolate ZFMK-TIS-50842 chromosome 1, bStrUra1, whole genome shotgun sequence, a single genomic window includes:
- the PTGR3 gene encoding prostaglandin reductase 3, producing MSFSAKSGALLSSRAPRCWWRRQQPSGAAAAPAWSYFGGSRPRPILDMSYSRHFLDFQGSSIPSSMKKLVVTKLSQNFREAVTLRQDSPVPLPGDGDLLVRNRFVGINASDINYSAGRYDASVKPPFDIGFEGVGDVVALGLSASADYTVGQAVAYVKAGSFAEYTVVPAKQAVPLPSVKPEFLTLMVSGATAYISLKELGELSEGKKVLVTAAAGGTGQFAVQLAKKAKCHVIGTCSSDEKGGFLKSIGCDRTINYKTENVESVLRKDYPEGVDVVYESVGGKMFDLALNSLATKGHLIVIGFIAGYQNPTGLQPIKAELLPAKLLKKSASIRGFFLNHYLSEYKMALKHLLKMYEKGDLVCEVDFGDMSPEGKFTGLESVFRAVDYMYMGKNIGKIVVELPHSVNSKL from the exons ATGAGTTTTAGCGCGAAAAGCGGCGCTTTGCTGAGCTCCCGGGCACCGCGGTGCTggtggcggcggcagcagccgtCCGGCGCCGCGGCGGCTCCCGCCTGGTCCTACTTCGGTGGCAGCCGGCCGCGGCCCATCCTGGACATGTCCTACTCCCGTCACTTTCTGGATTTCCAGGGCTCGTCCATCCCCAGCTCCATGAAGAAGCTGGTGGTGACTAAACTGAGCCAAAACTTCAGGGAAGCGGTTACCCTGCGGCAGGACTCGCCCGTGCCACTCCCGGGAGACGGAGACCTCCTCGTCAGGAACAG atTTGTCGGCATTAATGCATCTGACATAAACTACTCAGCTGGTCGATATGACGCATCGGTTAAGCCCCCATTCGATATAGGTTTTGAAGGTGTCGGTGACGTGGTAGCGTTAGGACTCAGTGCTAGTGCTGATTATACAGTGGGTCAAGCTGTGGCCTACGTGAAAGCAGGTTCCTTTGCTGAATACACAGTTGTGCCTGCCAAACAAGCAGTTCCTCTACCCTCTGTGAAACCCGAGTTTCTTACTTTAATGGTAAGTGGCGCTACCGCATACATCAGTTTGAAAGAGCTGGGAGAGCTGTCTGAAGGCAAGAAGGTTCTGGTGACAGCAGCGGCCGGAGGAACAGGCCAGTTCGCTGTGCAGCTTGCAAAGAAGGCAAAATGCCATGTAATTGGAACTTGCTCCAGTGATGAAAAGGGTGGTTTTCTGAAATCCATTGGCTGTGACCGTACGATCAactataaaactgaaaatgttgaatCTGTTCTTAGGAAGGACTACCCCGAAGGTGTGGATGTGGTGTACGAATCTGTTGGGGGAAAGATGTTTGACTTGGCTCTTAACTCCTTGGCTACCAAAGGGCACCTGATAGTTATTGGGTTTATCGCTGGCTACCAAAACCCTACTGGCCTCCAGCCCATTAAAGCAGAGTTATTGCCAGCAAAACTATTGAAGAAGTCTGCCAGCATTCGGGGTTTCTTCTTGAACCATTACCTTTCCGAGTACAAAATGGCTCTGAAGCACTTGCTCAAGATGTATGAAAAAGGAGACCTGGTTTGTGAGGTGGACTTTGGAGACATGTCTCCAGAGGGGAAGTTCACTGGCTTGGAGTCTGTATTCCGTGCTGTAGATTACATGTACATGggaaaaaacattggaaaaattGTAGTTGAATTACCTCACTCTGTCAACAGTAAGCTGTAA